Proteins from one Pelorhabdus rhamnosifermentans genomic window:
- a CDS encoding GGDEF domain-containing protein: MHSLLNCLLDNLAHGILLVDKEYRVVLWNGWMERVSGLNKADVIGKKVSVVCPCFVELKFRRMLMDTIVRGQNCFFAGILHHDFVSPKNVEISQEAKRQNMQIEAFYHQGETFALIQINDITVQYRRVHCLQNMIKRLEMDVKAVKKAEERARQSALYDPLTGVCNRNSLFERLEYVMNQAKRAGWLVAVLFIDLDGFKIINDMHGHITGDNLIKEVAVRLKQTVRQTDIVARFGGDEFVVILPNIYDPAEANYVGQKIRHSIDEKFNLDGKIVSITASIGISLYPSDADNVENLLKKADQAMYSVKAFGKNDCQFASTM, from the coding sequence ATGCATTCACTTCTTAATTGCCTGCTTGATAATTTGGCACACGGAATATTACTTGTCGATAAAGAGTATCGGGTAGTTTTGTGGAATGGGTGGATGGAACGCGTGAGTGGGTTAAACAAAGCGGATGTGATAGGGAAAAAAGTATCAGTAGTTTGTCCCTGCTTTGTAGAACTAAAGTTTAGGCGAATGCTAATGGATACCATTGTTCGCGGTCAAAATTGTTTTTTTGCGGGAATATTGCACCATGATTTTGTGTCTCCCAAGAATGTAGAAATTTCTCAAGAAGCAAAACGGCAAAATATGCAAATCGAAGCATTTTATCATCAAGGAGAAACATTTGCTTTGATTCAAATTAATGATATCACAGTACAATATCGGCGAGTTCACTGCCTACAGAATATGATCAAAAGATTAGAAATGGATGTTAAGGCTGTGAAAAAAGCGGAAGAAAGAGCCAGACAGAGTGCTTTGTACGATCCACTCACTGGGGTGTGCAACCGGAATTCGCTCTTTGAGCGTCTGGAATATGTAATGAATCAGGCGAAACGTGCTGGTTGGCTGGTGGCAGTCCTATTTATTGATCTGGATGGGTTTAAAATAATTAATGATATGCATGGACATATTACAGGTGATAATCTTATTAAAGAGGTTGCTGTTCGCTTAAAGCAAACAGTACGGCAGACCGATATTGTTGCCCGATTTGGTGGAGATGAATTTGTTGTTATTTTGCCTAATATTTACGATCCCGCCGAGGCAAATTATGTTGGTCAAAAAATTCGCCATTCCATTGATGAGAAATTTAATTTAGATGGTAAAATAGTGAGTATAACAGCTAGTATTGGTATTAGTCTTTATCCCTCTGATGCCGATAATGTCGAGAATTTGCTTAAAAAGGCGGATCAAGCTATGTATTCGGTCAAGGCTTTTGGTAAGAACGATTGTCAGTTTGCCTCTACCATGTGA
- a CDS encoding phosphatase PAP2 family protein, which yields MDKTDALVFSLINHTRLRSKMLDWFMFSLTQLGEGWKVLLLMTGVYYGSGSGGSWYVQSLVTVLAAGVICQIIKKYFPRSRPVSVLKNVNVLGRRLTSGSFPSGHTATAFSLAVVFSSQWLSMTPLFLAMASLIGLTRVYVGAHFPLDVFCGAIIGLSISSMTMTFLHVAPSYNIQHPMALIFGATFLVALVLPLLRGYTFAKMSTRLKEKIVRVQTRLQRR from the coding sequence ATGGACAAAACAGACGCTTTGGTGTTTTCACTTATCAATCATACCCGATTGCGTAGCAAGATGCTGGATTGGTTCATGTTCTCGCTCACTCAGCTTGGCGAAGGTTGGAAAGTTCTTTTGTTGATGACCGGAGTTTACTATGGCAGCGGTTCGGGGGGATCCTGGTACGTTCAATCCCTGGTAACAGTCCTAGCGGCGGGAGTAATCTGTCAAATTATAAAAAAATACTTCCCCCGATCAAGGCCGGTATCTGTTTTAAAAAATGTAAATGTACTCGGCAGAAGGCTTACATCAGGGTCTTTTCCATCTGGTCATACTGCAACCGCTTTTTCTCTGGCTGTCGTATTCAGTTCTCAGTGGTTAAGTATGACGCCATTATTCTTGGCTATGGCAAGTCTTATCGGTTTGACGCGAGTGTATGTGGGTGCACATTTCCCGCTGGATGTTTTTTGCGGAGCGATTATTGGACTGAGTATTTCCAGTATGACAATGACTTTTTTGCATGTCGCTCCTAGCTACAACATCCAGCATCCAATGGCTTTAATATTCGGAGCAACATTCCTGGTTGCCTTAGTTTTGCCTCTTTTACGTGGCTATACTTTTGCTAAAATGTCAACTCGACTTAAAGAGAAAATAGTGCGGGTGCAAACAAGATTACAGAGGAGATAA
- a CDS encoding GtrA family protein, giving the protein MLMKFALVGLSGVGINMVVYMYFIALNANYLVAACCSFAVAVTNNFFWNVLWTFRGRAENRSITKKYLSFFIISSVNLAVNLLVLQLLVEYIQISETLAQLVSIALVSGLNFLLNYGITFSEKRCKQEKEASVSYEADCYTNLQ; this is encoded by the coding sequence ATGCTGATGAAATTTGCTTTAGTAGGGTTGTCCGGTGTTGGAATCAACATGGTGGTGTATATGTATTTCATTGCTCTGAACGCCAATTATTTGGTCGCAGCCTGTTGCTCTTTTGCTGTTGCAGTGACCAATAATTTTTTCTGGAATGTATTATGGACTTTTAGAGGCCGCGCGGAAAATAGAAGTATCACAAAAAAATACCTGAGTTTTTTTATTATCAGTAGTGTGAACCTAGCGGTTAATCTACTTGTCCTGCAGCTCTTGGTGGAGTACATTCAGATCAGTGAAACCTTGGCACAGCTTGTGTCTATTGCCTTGGTCAGTGGTCTAAATTTCCTGTTAAACTATGGGATTACGTTTAGTGAAAAGCGTTGTAAGCAAGAAAAGGAGGCTTCCGTATCTTATGAAGCTGATTGTTATACCAACTTACAATGA
- a CDS encoding polyprenol monophosphomannose synthase, which produces MKLIVIPTYNERKNLAELLALIYRQVEDFHVLIVDDNSPDGTGELVRELIQSHYSDKLFLLARSGKLGLGTAYIAGFKWALERDYQYIFEMDADFSHNPKYLKQILIAAENCDLVLGSRYVPGGGVTNWNVIRRMISYGGSLYSRLILGLPFKDLTGGYKCFRREILANIDLDDVRSNGYSFQIELTYRAYLKSFTIREVPIIFEERAAGKSKMSRKIFIEAIWMVLKLRAAKNHLKASGPKSIFCPKKMLTHP; this is translated from the coding sequence ATGAAGCTGATTGTTATACCAACTTACAATGAACGCAAGAATTTAGCAGAATTGTTGGCGCTTATTTATCGGCAGGTCGAGGATTTTCATGTCCTTATTGTTGATGATAATTCACCTGATGGTACGGGCGAGTTAGTTCGTGAACTGATTCAGAGTCATTATTCCGATAAGCTGTTTTTGCTGGCACGGTCCGGAAAGCTGGGGTTAGGGACAGCCTATATTGCTGGATTCAAATGGGCGTTAGAGAGGGATTATCAATATATTTTTGAAATGGATGCCGATTTTTCTCACAATCCTAAATACTTGAAACAAATTCTCATAGCAGCCGAGAACTGCGATCTGGTACTTGGCAGCCGCTATGTTCCCGGTGGTGGAGTTACAAACTGGAATGTTATTCGCCGGATGATCAGCTACGGTGGAAGCCTGTATTCCCGTCTGATTTTGGGACTTCCGTTTAAAGATTTAACTGGCGGGTATAAATGCTTTCGCCGGGAAATATTGGCGAACATTGATTTGGATGATGTTCGATCCAACGGTTATTCTTTTCAAATTGAGCTGACTTATCGTGCTTACCTCAAGTCCTTTACTATTCGAGAAGTGCCAATTATTTTTGAGGAGCGAGCGGCGGGAAAATCGAAAATGTCCCGGAAGATTTTCATAGAGGCGATATGGATGGTCTTAAAGTTGCGGGCTGCTAAAAATCACTTGAAGGCTTCGGGGCCCAAGTCCATTTTCTGCCCCAAGAAAATGTTAACACATCCATGA
- a CDS encoding ArnT family glycosyltransferase, with the protein MNFKSPPSIVTLIIISGTLFRIALDGVIGLGVDESYVVSIARNFSLSYFDHPPLHFWIIWLTNHITGSENGLVLRLPFIGMFAAITWMMYRLGSKLFGEWAGVYAALLLNVSAVFSLSTGSWILPDGPLMFLMMAATLVLARLFFEPTANSSWELWLAAGLLIGLGMLAKYHAVFLIFGSLLFMLTTKECRGMLLTLGPYLAVGVAAIVFLPVILWNQEHHWISFLFQSGRGVAKGFYPLKMLGNIAGQAVWVLPWIWVPLVWVLLKAIFAGPGDPRRNPLQNRQWFLCCLASGPITLFTAATLWGAQGLFHWQAPGYLLAMPLLGRAVVGWAERDNGIIRRWLTASITIFLLIIVVLGSHTATGWMRQVQPHWFESGDPTTEALDWKSLPTYLTEQGLFDSKAQFVVAAHWIDAGKLDYALGGRFPILCLSNEPHHFAFLHKPADFRGKDALIIGRKAIIEQVIPLYRSYFDDIQFVGMIPVTRAGIPEFDLVVFYAKNFSGTFSMPYGQ; encoded by the coding sequence ATGAATTTTAAATCTCCACCATCCATAGTTACATTGATTATCATAAGCGGTACTTTGTTTCGAATCGCTCTGGATGGAGTGATTGGTCTCGGAGTGGATGAGTCTTATGTGGTATCCATTGCCCGTAATTTCAGCCTGAGTTATTTTGATCATCCGCCACTGCATTTTTGGATAATTTGGCTGACTAATCATATTACAGGTAGTGAAAATGGGTTGGTGTTACGTCTTCCATTCATTGGCATGTTTGCTGCTATTACCTGGATGATGTATCGGCTCGGCAGCAAGCTTTTCGGCGAGTGGGCCGGGGTTTATGCTGCCTTGCTTTTAAACGTCTCCGCCGTTTTTAGCCTCAGTACGGGTAGCTGGATTTTGCCTGATGGGCCATTAATGTTTTTGATGATGGCGGCTACCTTGGTGCTAGCGCGGCTGTTTTTTGAGCCTACTGCAAATTCGTCTTGGGAGTTATGGTTGGCAGCTGGTTTGCTGATCGGATTGGGTATGCTGGCAAAATATCATGCTGTTTTTCTGATTTTCGGCAGTCTGCTTTTTATGCTAACTACAAAAGAATGCCGAGGCATGCTGCTCACTCTGGGGCCTTATCTTGCTGTAGGAGTTGCTGCGATTGTATTTTTGCCAGTAATACTCTGGAATCAGGAACATCACTGGATATCCTTTTTGTTTCAAAGTGGCAGAGGTGTCGCTAAGGGATTTTATCCGTTAAAAATGTTGGGTAACATCGCGGGGCAAGCAGTATGGGTTTTGCCCTGGATCTGGGTACCCTTGGTTTGGGTTTTGTTGAAAGCAATTTTCGCCGGCCCGGGTGATCCAAGAAGGAATCCACTTCAGAATAGACAGTGGTTTCTATGTTGCTTGGCTAGTGGGCCGATTACCTTATTTACAGCAGCAACGTTATGGGGGGCTCAGGGGCTATTTCATTGGCAAGCGCCTGGATATCTTTTGGCAATGCCTTTGCTGGGCCGTGCTGTAGTCGGCTGGGCGGAACGGGATAATGGTATTATCCGGAGATGGCTGACAGCCTCAATAACTATTTTTTTACTGATAATCGTTGTACTCGGCAGTCATACGGCAACCGGCTGGATGCGACAGGTTCAGCCCCACTGGTTCGAATCAGGCGATCCGACCACAGAGGCGCTAGACTGGAAAAGTTTGCCGACCTATCTTACAGAGCAGGGGTTATTTGATTCCAAGGCTCAATTTGTTGTTGCCGCCCATTGGATCGATGCGGGAAAACTGGATTATGCCTTAGGTGGTAGATTTCCGATTCTTTGCTTGAGTAATGAACCCCATCATTTTGCATTTCTGCACAAACCGGCTGATTTTCGAGGTAAGGATGCTCTTATTATTGGCCGAAAAGCCATTATAGAACAAGTAATACCGCTGTATCGGTCTTATTTTGATGACATCCAGTTCGTGGGAATGATACCTGTTACACGCGCCGGAATACCAGAGTTTGATCTCGTAGTGTTTTATGCCAAAAATTTCAGCGGAACATTTTCGATGCCCTATGGACAATAA
- a CDS encoding phosphatase PAP2 family protein, with the protein MKTLLASLEHRETIGRAVMLALLVGVVTSMMVLIIEPSHNYVIWSVANFLGGMGNDLFLIFSNLFIIGWAWRRRLTSVIKLTLTLDLFVWIIVQGIKLIHLEPWYLRPNGGTGGFPSGHATHAFGMAFLLTLYFPRLAWLWYSCAAAISWSRVETNWHTGFQVTAGIVLGVALVWGLVSRWLKHPDAVIIQSQPLEKRNSPLGEQQSYAVE; encoded by the coding sequence ATGAAAACATTGTTGGCAAGCTTGGAGCATAGGGAAACCATTGGTAGGGCAGTTATGTTAGCGTTGCTTGTAGGTGTAGTCACAAGTATGATGGTTCTTATCATTGAGCCGTCCCATAATTATGTGATTTGGTCTGTGGCAAATTTTCTGGGCGGTATGGGCAATGACCTTTTTCTGATTTTTTCCAACCTATTCATTATCGGTTGGGCTTGGCGTAGGCGTCTGACGAGCGTAATTAAACTAACTTTGACGCTAGACCTGTTTGTTTGGATTATAGTGCAGGGGATCAAACTGATTCATTTGGAGCCGTGGTATCTTAGACCTAACGGCGGTACTGGCGGTTTTCCTAGCGGTCATGCGACCCATGCCTTCGGCATGGCATTTTTGCTGACGCTCTATTTTCCGCGACTTGCCTGGCTTTGGTATTCCTGTGCTGCTGCCATATCCTGGTCAAGGGTGGAGACCAATTGGCATACGGGATTTCAAGTTACTGCCGGAATTGTGCTGGGAGTTGCCCTGGTTTGGGGGTTGGTCAGTCGATGGCTTAAACATCCTGACGCTGTGATCATCCAATCTCAGCCTTTGGAAAAACGGAATTCGCCACTTGGCGAGCAACAGTCTTATGCTGTCGAATAA
- a CDS encoding acyltransferase family protein codes for MGKEMKESCIISSERQDYIDWLRILGMVVVLIFHSARFFDFIGWDLKNKEVSSGFTIFILFVNYWIMPLFFMLAGAGTVFALKTRTQTEFVRERFYRLIVPYFVGLVILVPPQRYLSALQKGQYNGEMLSFLPWYIEKKLSIAHFGFDPIWFSEIGTHLWFLAVLFIFSILVLPIIGYFKSRQGAILIKWLDAIGKRAGGIYFFILPIALVRVGLQPIFPKYSSWCDFIFWFLIFIFGFIFFSDQRFIKSAERYKYISLSIGIAFLTVLVILFSYFLEYISQCWDHPDYSWGSIVFYSMWAATTWIWLMFFIGAGKAFLNFRNTWLTYLNQATMPFYMLQQTIIIIIGFQVVQWNSGIALKYLTICGTSLFGVMGIYFLLIRRFAWLRLLFGMKKDNQGKLRESDFSY; via the coding sequence ATGGGGAAAGAAATGAAGGAAAGCTGTATAATATCATCTGAGCGGCAGGATTACATTGATTGGCTGCGTATATTGGGGATGGTGGTTGTATTAATTTTTCATAGCGCCAGGTTTTTCGATTTCATTGGCTGGGATTTAAAAAACAAGGAGGTTAGTTCTGGGTTCACAATTTTCATCTTATTTGTTAATTATTGGATAATGCCCTTGTTTTTTATGCTGGCAGGGGCAGGAACGGTATTTGCTCTAAAGACCAGAACCCAAACCGAATTTGTCAGGGAACGGTTTTATCGGCTAATTGTTCCGTATTTCGTTGGGTTAGTTATACTTGTTCCTCCACAGCGATATCTGTCAGCACTGCAAAAAGGTCAATATAATGGCGAAATGCTTAGTTTTTTGCCTTGGTATATCGAAAAGAAACTATCCATTGCACATTTCGGATTTGATCCAATCTGGTTTAGCGAAATTGGGACTCATCTGTGGTTCTTGGCAGTATTATTCATATTTTCAATTCTTGTATTACCGATAATCGGCTATTTTAAAAGCAGGCAAGGTGCCATACTTATCAAATGGCTGGATGCGATTGGGAAAAGGGCAGGCGGCATATATTTCTTTATTCTTCCAATTGCGCTAGTGCGGGTAGGATTGCAGCCAATTTTTCCTAAATATTCATCCTGGTGTGATTTTATATTCTGGTTTCTGATTTTTATTTTTGGCTTCATATTCTTTAGTGATCAGCGGTTTATTAAAAGTGCTGAACGATATAAATATATATCACTCAGCATAGGAATAGCATTTTTAACAGTGCTAGTAATACTTTTTAGTTATTTTCTAGAGTATATATCACAATGTTGGGATCATCCTGACTATTCTTGGGGATCTATTGTCTTTTATAGTATGTGGGCGGCTACAACCTGGATATGGCTGATGTTCTTTATAGGGGCTGGCAAGGCATTTCTTAATTTTAGGAATACCTGGCTAACCTATTTGAATCAGGCAACCATGCCTTTTTATATGCTTCAGCAGACGATTATTATCATAATCGGATTTCAGGTTGTGCAGTGGAACAGCGGGATTGCACTTAAATATTTAACTATTTGCGGGACATCACTATTTGGTGTCATGGGAATATATTTCTTATTGATTAGACGCTTTGCATGGCTTAGATTATTATTTGGGATGAAGAAGGATAATCAGGGGAAACTTCGTGAGTCCGACTTTTCTTATTAG
- a CDS encoding mechanosensitive ion channel family protein encodes MFEFFTEIGKGIVTGIINGGFKMHLVVFFISLTLGIILLRFVFSKLLKMIARQTDISYSLLQQTFRGMPTLLGMLIGLYAVMEILIIPPRPLLFLQSLFHSLVILSLTLMVAHLGSGYLKHKLGKTSENFASTSILATIIDLAVYAIGILVLLESFGVSISPLITALGVGGLATALALQDTLANLFSGINILVSKQIKMGDFVRLSTGEEGHVVDMNWRNTTIKTPTENMVVVPNQKIASSIMTNYAQPFAECSISIPIGVSYESDLDYVEEVTAAVAKEILQEIEGGVKSFEPFIRYCSFNESSINFHVILRVKTVTDQQLIRHEFIKRIYARYQQEGIIIPFQK; translated from the coding sequence ATGTTTGAATTTTTCACTGAAATAGGAAAAGGAATCGTAACCGGAATCATAAATGGTGGCTTCAAAATGCATTTGGTGGTTTTCTTCATTAGTTTAACGTTAGGCATTATCCTACTTCGGTTCGTATTTTCTAAGCTGCTCAAAATGATTGCAAGACAAACCGATATCTCTTATTCCTTGTTACAGCAAACCTTTAGGGGAATGCCTACGTTGTTGGGCATGCTCATTGGCCTCTACGCTGTTATGGAAATCCTGATAATTCCGCCACGACCGTTGCTATTTCTCCAAAGTTTGTTCCATTCTCTTGTCATTCTGTCCTTGACTCTCATGGTCGCGCATCTGGGCTCCGGCTATCTTAAGCATAAGCTCGGAAAAACATCCGAAAATTTCGCTTCCACCTCGATTTTAGCCACAATAATCGATCTGGCCGTTTATGCCATCGGCATATTGGTTTTACTTGAATCTTTCGGAGTTTCGATCTCTCCGTTAATTACCGCTTTGGGCGTTGGCGGCTTGGCTACTGCTTTGGCGCTGCAGGATACTTTGGCGAATTTATTTTCCGGCATCAACATTCTAGTGTCCAAACAAATCAAGATGGGTGACTTCGTTAGATTGTCGACAGGTGAAGAGGGCCATGTAGTGGACATGAATTGGCGTAATACTACAATAAAAACTCCTACTGAGAATATGGTGGTCGTACCTAACCAAAAAATTGCTTCATCTATCATGACTAATTATGCACAGCCTTTTGCGGAATGTTCTATTTCTATCCCCATAGGAGTCAGTTATGAAAGTGATTTGGATTATGTGGAGGAAGTTACTGCCGCGGTTGCAAAAGAAATTCTCCAAGAAATCGAGGGAGGCGTCAAAAGTTTTGAACCGTTTATTCGGTACTGCAGTTTCAATGAGTCTAGTATTAACTTTCATGTTATTTTGCGGGTGAAGACCGTAACGGATCAGCAGCTTATTCGCCACGAATTCATCAAAAGAATTTATGCACGTTACCAGCAGGAAGGCATAATAATTCCGTTCCAGAAATGA
- a CDS encoding MATE family efflux transporter, producing MDTTKFLGEQKISSLLWQFSLPAVVGMVVSTLYNVIDSIFVGRGVGEIALTAVAIAFPIMIILMAVGMLVGIGAATLVSLSLGEKNKEQAEMVLGNALTMMIIFILVTTGLALWYLEPILVNWLGVTPEVLPYARDFTAIILGGSMFMHIGFGLNNVIRAQGDPQTALATQLIAAVINIVLNYLLIFVFPLGIKGSAIATILAQASAAFWVVYYFMYGSRVLRFKKRCLALRMHIVKGIFKIGVAPFLMQLGASVVMVVLNLRIMEFGGIVAVASFGIINRVLMLIVMPVAGISQGVQPIIGYNYGAKQYQRVLTALNTAIAVAVCICLCGFLGVQLFAEQIVRLFNDGPQLVEVGTKGMRIFLLMVPVIGFQIIVANYFQAIGKAYYSIIFNLLRQVIVLIPLVFIFSHYFGLLGIWAAGPISDIAAALLTGICLYGNVKQLKCVIHKEPLIEYNVLIKQEKF from the coding sequence ATGGATACTACGAAGTTTTTAGGTGAACAAAAAATATCTTCTTTATTATGGCAGTTTTCTTTGCCAGCGGTTGTTGGCATGGTAGTTAGCACATTATACAATGTTATAGACAGTATTTTTGTCGGACGAGGTGTTGGTGAGATCGCATTGACGGCGGTAGCCATTGCGTTTCCCATTATGATCATACTAATGGCAGTCGGGATGCTCGTCGGTATTGGAGCAGCAACGTTGGTTTCTCTCAGTTTGGGCGAGAAAAATAAAGAACAGGCGGAAATGGTGTTAGGCAACGCGCTGACAATGATGATTATTTTTATTTTAGTTACGACCGGATTAGCACTTTGGTATTTGGAACCGATATTGGTCAATTGGTTAGGTGTAACACCTGAGGTATTGCCCTATGCCCGGGATTTTACGGCGATTATATTGGGCGGCAGTATGTTCATGCATATCGGTTTTGGTTTAAACAATGTTATTCGAGCGCAGGGTGATCCCCAGACGGCATTAGCAACACAGTTGATCGCAGCAGTTATTAATATTGTCCTCAATTATCTCTTGATTTTTGTCTTCCCTTTAGGCATTAAAGGATCTGCCATTGCTACTATTCTGGCGCAGGCATCTGCTGCCTTTTGGGTTGTATATTACTTCATGTATGGATCCAGAGTGTTACGCTTTAAAAAGCGATGTCTTGCCTTGCGTATGCATATCGTAAAAGGCATATTCAAAATTGGCGTAGCTCCTTTTTTAATGCAGTTGGGTGCGAGTGTCGTAATGGTTGTGCTTAATCTACGGATTATGGAATTTGGCGGCATAGTTGCTGTAGCTTCTTTTGGTATTATCAATCGAGTTCTTATGTTGATTGTAATGCCGGTAGCCGGGATTAGTCAGGGGGTACAGCCGATCATTGGCTATAATTATGGGGCTAAACAATATCAACGTGTCTTAACTGCATTAAATACGGCGATTGCTGTTGCTGTCTGTATTTGTTTGTGCGGCTTTTTGGGGGTACAGTTATTTGCGGAACAAATTGTTCGGCTTTTTAATGATGGACCGCAATTGGTTGAAGTCGGTACCAAAGGTATGAGAATATTTTTGCTCATGGTACCTGTTATCGGGTTTCAAATTATTGTTGCCAATTACTTTCAAGCAATTGGCAAAGCTTATTATTCCATAATCTTTAATTTACTGCGTCAAGTTATTGTTCTTATACCGCTCGTGTTTATTTTCTCGCACTATTTCGGGTTATTGGGAATCTGGGCCGCGGGTCCAATATCTGATATTGCAGCAGCATTGCTCACTGGTATATGTTTATATGGAAACGTAAAACAACTAAAATGTGTCATACATAAGGAGCCTTTGATTGAATATAATGTACTCATAAAACAAGAAAAATTTTAA
- a CDS encoding spore coat protein, whose translation MPLSQKEKQLLQDQKSHEKVCIQKYQKNAQQTSDPKLKQLFQSYAQQEQQHLNTIESILNGQAPAMNQAAPSQPTQQSQPNQQNNTQAQSTMTPSATSQADAMLCQDMLMTEKYVSNAYNTAIFEFTDSNVRQALNHIQKEEQEHGEGIFNYMNNQGMYNVQ comes from the coding sequence ATGCCATTGAGCCAAAAAGAAAAACAACTATTACAAGATCAAAAGTCACACGAGAAAGTTTGTATTCAAAAGTATCAAAAGAATGCGCAACAAACCAGCGATCCCAAACTTAAGCAGTTATTCCAATCGTACGCTCAGCAGGAACAACAACATTTAAACACCATCGAATCCATTTTAAATGGCCAAGCGCCTGCTATGAATCAAGCAGCACCGAGCCAGCCGACGCAACAGTCTCAACCAAACCAACAAAATAATACCCAAGCGCAGTCTACAATGACTCCATCAGCCACCAGTCAAGCTGATGCTATGCTTTGCCAGGACATGCTGATGACCGAAAAATATGTTTCGAATGCTTATAACACTGCCATTTTTGAATTCACCGATTCCAATGTCCGACAGGCGTTAAACCACATTCAGAAAGAGGAGCAAGAACATGGCGAGGGAATTTTCAATTATATGAATAATCAAGGCATGTATAACGTGCAATAA